In Terriglobales bacterium, the genomic stretch CTGCCGGCTGCAGCCCAATCGGCTACCTCCGAAGTGCACGTCACGCCGCGCAAGCAGCCGGAGAAGAAGCCGGCGGGAGAAGTCGATCCCAGCCTGAAGACCCATACCAAGCCCCTGATCGTGGACGTGGACCTGGTTCTGGTCAACGTGACCATCACCGATCCGATGAACCGCCTGGTGACCGGGCTGGAGAAAGAGAACTTCAAGGTCTTCGAGGGCAACCAGGAGCAGCAGATCCGGCACTTCTCCAGTGAGGACGCACCCATCTCGCTGGGTGTCGTATTCGACGTGAGCGGCAGCATGAAGAGCAAGATGGAGAGGGCCAAGGAGGCCGTGATCCAGTTCTTCAAGACCGCGAACCCCCAGGACGAGTTCTTCATGATCACCTTCTCCGACCGTCCAGAGGTGCTGGCGGACTTCACCCAATCGGTCGAGGACATCCAGAGCAAGGTGGTCTTCGCCGTGCCGCAAGGCCGGACCGCTATGCTGGACGCCATCTATATGGGCATCACCAAGATGCAGGATGCCCACAATCCCAAGAAGGCGCTGCTCATCATCTCCGACGGCGGCGACAACCGCAGCCGCTATACCGACAGCGAGATCAAGAACCTGGTCAAGGAAGCTGATGTCCAGCTGTACGCCATCGGCATCTACGACCCGGTTCCGCGCAGTGCCGAGGAGGCGGCCGGCCCTGCCATGCTGAGCCAGATCACCGAGGTCACAGGTGGCCGGACGTTCACCGTCGACAACCCCAATGACCTCGCCGACGTGGCCACCAAGATCGGCATCGAGCTGCGCAACCAATATGTGCTGGGATACCGTCCAAACAATGCAGCGCGGGACGGACGCTGGCGGAAGATCAAGGTCAAGCTGAATCCTCCCAAGGGCCTGCCCCAGCTCACGGTCTATGCCAAGACGGGATACTATGCGCCTTCGGAGTAGTGCACTCTTCCTGGTCATCCTGGTTACCCTCGTGTTCGGCTTCGCGGGCCAGACCGCGTTCGGCCAGCAGCAGCCCGACCCAACAGCCGGCCACGTACCGTTGCCGACGCCGCCAGCTGCGCAGAGTGGCGCCGCGCCGGCTGGTCAAAATGCGAATCCCGACGTAGTCGACAACAACGGCGTCTACAAGTTCTTCAAGAAGGTCGAAGAGGTCCAGCTCCATTGCACGGTCGTGGACCAGAAGCAACGCCTGGTCACCACGCTGGACCGGGCTGCGTTCACCGTCTATGAGGACGGACGGCCGCAGCAACTCACGTCCTTCCGCCGGGAGGACATCCCGGTGGCGCTGGGGATCGTAGTCGATAATTCCGGATCCATGCGGGACAAGCGCGCCGCGGTGAACCAGGCCGCGCTCAACCTGGTGCGGGCCAGCAACCCCCGCGACGAGATTTTCATCGTCAACTTCAACGACGACGCCTGGCTCGACCAGGACTTCACCTCCGACATCTCCAAGCTGCGGGAAGGGCTGGAACGCATCGAGTCCCGTGGTGGCACCGCGTTGTACGACGCCCTGGTCGCCGCCTCTGACCACCTGCAGAAAGGGGCCAAGCTCGACAAGCGAGTCATCCTGGTGGTGACCGACGGTGAGGACAATGCCAGCCGCGAGAGTCTGGAGCAGGCCATCCGCAAGCTCCAGGCCGAGGACGGCCCGGCGGTGTACTCCATCGGCATCCTGGGGGATGACCGGGAAGCCCACCGCGCCAAGCGCGCCCTCACGGCGCTGGCGCTCCAGACCGGCGGTGTGGCGTTCTTCCCCAAGGACATCACCGAAGTGGATAACATCAGCCGCGCGGTGGCGCACGACCTTCGCAACCAGTACACGCTGGGCTACAAACCCACCAACCCGCAGCAAAACGGCGGCTACCGCAGCGTCCATGTCGATGCCCACGCCGGCGGCTATGGCAAGCTCCAGGTCCGCACCCGCAGCGGGTACTATGCCGGCCCGGAACGCGCGTCGAATTGATCAGAGGAGACGCCCGGACGGGCGTCTCTACCCATAAGAATTCCTGTCATTGACCATCTCCTTGGTGGCCCATTACCCTGAATGGGAATGAAAACGGCCGAAGCTGCTCACCTGCGGGTCGCCGAAGAGATCACCGAGATCGTCGGCGAGACCCCGATCCTTCACCTCAAACGCATCGCTCCATCCAACGGCGCCGACCTCTACGCCAAGCTCGAGTACATGAATCCGGGCGGCAGCATCAAGGACCGCGCGGCCATCGGCATCATCAAGCGCGCCGAGGAGCAGGGCCTGCTTCGCCAGGGCTCCACCATCTTCGAGGCGACAGCCGGCAACACCGGCATCGGGCTGGCGCTGATCGGTGTCAGCCGCGGTTACAAGGTCGTGCTGTTCGTGCCGGAGAAGTTTTCCCAGGAAAAAGTGATGATCATGCGTGCCCTCGGCGCCGAGGTGACACGCACACCGGACGCCGAGGGCATGGAAGGGGCCATCCAGCGAATGCGTGAGGCCGCCGCCCAGACGCCGGGTTCCTTCATGGCCGCCCAGTTCGAGAACCAAGCCAATCCCGACTACCACTACCAGACCACAGGCAAAGAGATCTACGAGCAGATGGAAGGGCGTGTGGATGCCGTGGTCATCGGCGCCGGCACCGGCGGCACCTTCACCGGGGTGGCGCGTTACCTGAAGGAGCGCAATCCCAAGGCGCTCGCCATCGCCGTGGAGACCATAGGCTCGGTGCTGGGCGGCGGTCCCAAGGGGACGCACAAGGTGGAAGGCATCGGCGCCAGCTTCATCCCCAAGACCTTCGACGGCTCGCTGGCCGACCAGATCATCGCCGTCTCCGACCCCGACGCCTTCAACACCGTGAAGGAGCTGGCGGCGAAAGAGGGTGTGCTGGCGGGATCGAGTTCCGGGGCGAATGTCTTCGCCGCCCTCCAGGTGGCGCGGCGCCTGGGAAAAGGGAAGCGCGTGGTCACCATCATCCCCGACTCGGCGGAGCGTTACCTGTCGAAGAAGATCTTCGAGGGCGGGATCTGATGAAGAACGAGATGTGCGTGTCAGGGCACGCCTTCAGGCGTGCCATAAAGATCGGGACCGTGTGGCTTTAGCCGCTGGGCCAAAGCAATGTCGATACCGTCACGAAACTCGGATCCAGCAAGCATTCAGAGTGACGAGCGAACCTTCTTCGTGACTTCGAGCATATGGGGGCACAAATCGCTTTTTCAAAGCCAGCGGACCTGCGAGCTTTTCATTGACGTCCTCTACTCGTATCGCCGCCAAGGGCGCTACTTACTCCACGAGTTCGTCGTGATGCGTACTCATTTCCACGTTCTCCTCACAATGAACGCGAATCTGTCGGTTGAGAGGGCCGTCCAGTTGATCAAGGGTGGGTTCTCATTCCGCGCCAAGAAGGAACTCGGGATTGCGCAGGAGATCTGGGAGAAGGGTTTTTCGGACCACCGTATCCGGGATAGTGAGGAATATTCTGCGCGGAGGAAATACATTCATCTGAATCCTGTCGAGGCGCATTTGGCCCAAACATCTGAGGAATATCCGTACAGCTCCGCGCATGCCGGGTACGAGTTAGATGATCCGCCCCAGCGGCTAAAGCCGGTTTCGTTGGTGGCGGCCGGGAGGCACGCCTAAAGGCGTGCCCTGACACGAAAGGCGTGCCCTGACACGAAACGTCCTGAAGCCGGCGTCTTCTGAGGCAAGGACTAGGGAAACACCTTAGTCGGCGGCTGATACAGAGAGTGTCATAAGAAGGGAATCAATGAAGCACTCAAAGCACGGGTTCGCGACGCGGGCGATCCACGATGGCCAGGAGGCTGAGCCACTGACCGGGGCGATCGCCGTCCCCATCTATGCCACCTCCACGTATCTGCAGGACGAGCTCGGCAAGCCGCGCCAGGGATACGAGTACGCCCGCGTCTCCAACCCTACGCGCGACCGACTGGAGCAGAACCTTGCCTCGCTGGAGGGCGGCAGCTCGGCGCACGTTTTCGCCAGCGGCATGGCGGCGATCAACGCGCTCTGCACCACGCTGAAGGCCGGCGACCACGTGGTCTGCTCGCATAACGTGTACGGCGGTGTGCCGCGCCTGTTCAACCAGATCCTCACCAATTACCGCCTGGAATTCTCCTACGTCGATACCTCGGACCTGAACGCGGTGGAGCGGGCCGTCCAGCGCAATACCCGCTTCGTGTACGTCGAGACGCCGACCAACCCGCTGATGACCATCAGCGACATCGCCGCGATCAGCCGCATCGCCCATCGTCGCAATGTCCAGGTAGTGGTGGACAACACCTTCATGTCGCCCTATTTCCAGCAGCCCATCGCGCTGGGCGCGGACATGGTCGTTCACTCGACGACGAAGTTCCTGAACGGGCACAGCGACGGCCTGGGCGGGGTCATCGTCTGTACCCGGCCGGAACACGCCGAGGCTTTCCGCTTCATCCAGAAATCCGCCGGGGCCATCCTCTCGCCGTTCGAGTGCTTCCTGGTGCTGCGCGGGGTGAAGACTCTGGCCGTGCGCATGGAACAGCACGAAAAGAACGGCCACGCGGTGGCCCAGTTCCTGAACGGGCATCGCAAGGTTGAAAAGGTCTTCTATCCAGGACTGCCCGAGCACCCGCAGCACGAACTCGCCAAGAAGCAGATGTCGGGCTTCGGTGCGCTCATCACCTTCGAGAGCGGTTCGCTCAAGCACGCCAAGCGATTGCTCGCCAAAGTCCGGGTGTGCTCGCTCGGGGAATCGCTGGGCGGGGTCGAGACCCTGATCTCGCACCCCGCCACCATGACCCACGCCGCGCTGGGCGAGAAGGGTCGGAAGGCGATCGGGATCACCGATGGGCTGGTCCGCATTTCTGTCGGCATCGAAGACGTTGAGGACATCCTTGCCGACCTGGATGAGGCCCTGAAAGCGGTTTAGCGCAGGCGTCCGCTCCCAACCGAGCTTCAAGGTGAGAAGATAGAGCTGATGGACCGCGCGCGCTTCCTGCAGCTCACGGCTGAGGCGTTGGATAGCCTCCCCCGGCAGTTCCGCCAGCGCCTTCGCAATGTCGCAGTGCTGGTCGAAGATCACCCGCGAAGGCAGGGCGTTCGCGGTCGCGCGGGCCGTCCTCGCAAACTGTCTTCAGCCCCGGAGCGGTTGCTGATGGGCGTCTATGTCGGCGTACCGCTGACAAACAGGAGTGTCTTCGACGTGCCCACCGGCCCTGACCGCATCGTGCTCTACCGCCGGAACATCGAAGCCGTTTGCCGCGATGAGCGCGAGATCCGGGAACAGATCCGGCGGACCGTCATCCACGAGGTCGGACATTACTTCGGGCTGGACGAGCAACAGCTGAAGGACGTTTAACACTCAGAAGTAAGCTGGTCACATGTCCA encodes the following:
- a CDS encoding VWA domain-containing protein; its protein translation is MARFRSLGPGFHRSLGKRVHGAVRASAALALLLVGALVLGPALPAAAQSATSEVHVTPRKQPEKKPAGEVDPSLKTHTKPLIVDVDLVLVNVTITDPMNRLVTGLEKENFKVFEGNQEQQIRHFSSEDAPISLGVVFDVSGSMKSKMERAKEAVIQFFKTANPQDEFFMITFSDRPEVLADFTQSVEDIQSKVVFAVPQGRTAMLDAIYMGITKMQDAHNPKKALLIISDGGDNRSRYTDSEIKNLVKEADVQLYAIGIYDPVPRSAEEAAGPAMLSQITEVTGGRTFTVDNPNDLADVATKIGIELRNQYVLGYRPNNAARDGRWRKIKVKLNPPKGLPQLTVYAKTGYYAPSE
- a CDS encoding VWA domain-containing protein, giving the protein MRLRSSALFLVILVTLVFGFAGQTAFGQQQPDPTAGHVPLPTPPAAQSGAAPAGQNANPDVVDNNGVYKFFKKVEEVQLHCTVVDQKQRLVTTLDRAAFTVYEDGRPQQLTSFRREDIPVALGIVVDNSGSMRDKRAAVNQAALNLVRASNPRDEIFIVNFNDDAWLDQDFTSDISKLREGLERIESRGGTALYDALVAASDHLQKGAKLDKRVILVVTDGEDNASRESLEQAIRKLQAEDGPAVYSIGILGDDREAHRAKRALTALALQTGGVAFFPKDITEVDNISRAVAHDLRNQYTLGYKPTNPQQNGGYRSVHVDAHAGGYGKLQVRTRSGYYAGPERASN
- the cysK gene encoding cysteine synthase A, producing MKTAEAAHLRVAEEITEIVGETPILHLKRIAPSNGADLYAKLEYMNPGGSIKDRAAIGIIKRAEEQGLLRQGSTIFEATAGNTGIGLALIGVSRGYKVVLFVPEKFSQEKVMIMRALGAEVTRTPDAEGMEGAIQRMREAAAQTPGSFMAAQFENQANPDYHYQTTGKEIYEQMEGRVDAVVIGAGTGGTFTGVARYLKERNPKALAIAVETIGSVLGGGPKGTHKVEGIGASFIPKTFDGSLADQIIAVSDPDAFNTVKELAAKEGVLAGSSSGANVFAALQVARRLGKGKRVVTIIPDSAERYLSKKIFEGGI
- a CDS encoding PLP-dependent aspartate aminotransferase family protein → MKHSKHGFATRAIHDGQEAEPLTGAIAVPIYATSTYLQDELGKPRQGYEYARVSNPTRDRLEQNLASLEGGSSAHVFASGMAAINALCTTLKAGDHVVCSHNVYGGVPRLFNQILTNYRLEFSYVDTSDLNAVERAVQRNTRFVYVETPTNPLMTISDIAAISRIAHRRNVQVVVDNTFMSPYFQQPIALGADMVVHSTTKFLNGHSDGLGGVIVCTRPEHAEAFRFIQKSAGAILSPFECFLVLRGVKTLAVRMEQHEKNGHAVAQFLNGHRKVEKVFYPGLPEHPQHELAKKQMSGFGALITFESGSLKHAKRLLAKVRVCSLGESLGGVETLISHPATMTHAALGEKGRKAIGITDGLVRISVGIEDVEDILADLDEALKAV
- a CDS encoding metallopeptidase family protein, coding for MDRARFLQLTAEALDSLPRQFRQRLRNVAVLVEDHPRRQGVRGRAGRPRKLSSAPERLLMGVYVGVPLTNRSVFDVPTGPDRIVLYRRNIEAVCRDEREIREQIRRTVIHEVGHYFGLDEQQLKDV